In Methylotenera versatilis 79, the DNA window TACCTGCTAATTCAAATAACTTGCTGCCCGCCAGTAATGCAGTTTCTGTACTGAGCACTTTTGCCTCAGCCACTGCAATTGAAGCTGCGGCGACGGTTTCTTCATTGGCATCGATTTGTGCTTTGTCAATAAAATCGCCAGCGCGGCTTAATAATGCTTCAGTTGCATGAATACGGATTTGCAGGTCACCGATATCTTTAATGGTGTGTGGGTCATCATAGCCGTGCTCAAGTTCTGTATCAATCCAAGGGCGTGTATGATTGCGCACAAAATATAAAGTATCTTTAAAAGCAGCGCGAGCAATACCCGTATCCACTGCCGCTTGGATAATCTGTGCAACAGGGCCCATTACGGTAGGGCGATCAAACGCTAAATGGTGTGGTAATACGTATTCTGTTGGGATAAAGATATTATCTAGGATAGTCGTGCCGCTGGCCGTGGTACGTTGACCAAAGCTTGACCAATCATCAATAATCGTCAGGCCTTTAGCGCCTTTTTCTACAAATGCGACAATCGTATTATCGTTTTCATCTTTGGCAACTACTGGCACCCAATCGGCCAATAATGCGCCAGATGAATAGAATTTCTTGCCAGAAAGCAAATAGCCGCCGTCAGTTGGTTTAAGACGTGTTTGCACGTCATTAACACTTTTTGTGCCGATTTCTGAGAATGCATTACCAAATCTCACACCTTTTAACACTAAATCAAAAAAGAATTTTTTCTGAAATTCAGTGCCGTCTAGCCTTAAACCTTCCACCATATACAAATGGTTTTGTGGAATCTGCCCAATGCTAGGGTCTGCTTCCGAAATGATGCTGACTACTTCGGCCAATGTTCTGTTGGCTACAAAAGCGCCGCCGTATTCTTTTGGCACCGTAATGCCCCACAAACCGCTGCTGGAATATAAATCTAATTCTGCACGTGGCAAACGGCGTTCTCTGTCGCGCAAGGCGGCTTCTTTAGCGATTTCTGCGGCGACTCTTTTTGCTACTTCAATCGCCTCTGCGTCATTTTTAATGATGTGCGCATGTGGTCTTGGTGCGATGTTGATGTGCTCTTGACTGGTGTGTTCTTGCTTTAATGCGGATAGTGACATTGCTACTCCTTATAAAAATCGCTGATTAATTTCGTCGTTAGCACACGATTAAACGCGCGCGTATCAATACCAAAGTGATTGCATTTAGTGTGCCAATCATTAAGCATATGATTTGTATAGGAATATTTATTTTTCATGCATTTTTATCTGTTCACCCAGCAAATAAATGCTGATGAGATGCTGGAATAACAGCAGTTAACCGATGAAATGGCATGGATTTTCCATACTTTAAGCTGCCAATTCACGACTTCTTACCCACTTTTGTGCTGATTTTGCAGCAGTTAACCAGCAACTGGACTCAATATCAACAGCAATACAATAAAGAATAATTATGTAAGTGATTGAATAATATAAACATTAATGTTGGCATAGTTACTGCTCTGATATACCTAGATAAGTATTAACGCAAATTAGTATTTGCAATGGCCGTTTTTAATCCTGCATAAAAGGACAAATGAAATGGCAATTTTTAATTAGGAGTCACGATGAGTAACAGATTAAAAGTAACGGCTGTATCAGGTAGCTACAAAATCCCATCCAGAACTACAGCGATTATTGAAGAGTTAACACAACGATTGGGCAAACAAATCCCGATTGATTTACATCTGATTGAGTTGAGCAATATCGCGCCCGATTTAGTTGCCTCGTTTAATCCAGCGGATTTGCCAAGTAATGTTCAAAGAGACATTGACGCGATTGAAAACGCCGATTTATTGATTGTCGCGACACCAGTTTATCGCGCTTCATACACCGGTTTATTCAAACATTTATTCGATTTGGTTAATTACGAATCATTGTTTGATGTGCCAGTTTTGCTGGCAGCAACTGGCGGCAGTGAGCGTCATGCGTTGATTATCGATCACGAATTACGTCCACTTTTTAGCTTCTTTCAAGCGTTAACTTTACCTGTAGGCGTGTACGGAACAGAAGCAGACTTTGTGAATTACAAAGTGAATAACCCGATTTTGAGTGCGCGCATTGATTTAGCAATTGAACGTGCGCTGCCATTGCTTAAGCATCGCGAACTGGCCAATAGCCTTACGTCTGCCAAGTTGGCGATTGCCTAAAAGCTTTTAGAAATAATTGAATCAACTGAATTAGGAGAAAATAATGAGTACACCAAATAATCAGCAAGAAGCAGTTAAATTCGCTTACTGGGTGCCGAATGTGAGTGGCGGCTTAGTGGTGAGTAATATCGAGCAGCGCACTAGCTGGGATTTCGAATACAACAAAAAATTAGCGCAAATCGCCGAAAAAAGTGGCTTTGAATATGCGTTAAGTCAGATTCGTTTTACGGCGGGTTATGGCGCGGAATTCCAACATGAATCTGTCTCTTTTTCGCATGCTTTATTAGCGGCAACTACTAAATTAAAAGTCATCGCAGCCATTTTGCCTGGCCCTTGGAACCCTGTTTTAGCGGCTAAACAATTAGCAACCATTGATATTCTCACCAAAGGTCGCGTGGCGATCAATGTGGTTTCCGGTTGGTTCAAAGGCGAGTTTTACGCAATCGGCGAACCTTGGTTGGATCATGATGAGCGCTATCGCCGTTCACGCGAATTTATTGAAGTATTAAAAGGTATTTGGACGACAGATAACTTTACTTATACAGGCGATTTTTATCGTTTGCATAATTACTCATTAAAACCAAAACCAATCCAACAACCTCATCCAGAAGTTTTCCAAGGCGGTAGCTCACGCGCAGCACGTGATAACGCAGCAGCCGTTTCAGATTGGTATTTCACCAATGGCAACACGGTTGAAGGTATCAAAGCGCAAGTGGATGATATTCGCGCAAAAGCGGCTGTTAATAACCACCAAGTAAAAATCGGCGTGAATGCGTTTATTATCGCGCGCGAAACGGAAGAAGAAGCGAAAGCGGTATTGGCTGAAATCATTGCCAAAGCGAATCCTGATGCGGTTCACGGCTTTGCCAGCGAGGCGAAAAATGCAGGTGCAGCCAGCCCTGAAGGCGAAGGCAATTGGGCTAAATCGACTTATGAAGACTTGGTTCAGTACAACGATGGCTTTAAAACCAACTTAATCGGCACGCCACAGCAAATCGCAGAACGCATTATTGAATTAAAAGCGGTCGGTGTGGATTTGATCCTTTCAGCTTTCTTGCATTTTCAGGAAGAAGTGGCTTATTTCGGTGAAAAAGTATTGCCATTAGTGCGTGAGCTTGAAGCTAAAAAGTTGGCTATTGCAGCCTAATATTTAAGCAAAAGTTAACACATAAAATCACTCAATAAATATGATCACAGACACTTTTCCTAATCTGCTCAACTTTCAGGCGTTTGATAAGCCTTTAAGCATCGCGATTCGCCATAAGCAACTAGGTATTTGGCATGAAAAGCGCTGGAGTGAATTGCACCAAGAGTTGCTGCAATTAGTGCAATTATTGAAAGAAAAGGGCTTTAAAGCGGGTGACACCTTATTTTTGTTAAGTCACCCGCGCCCAGAAGCGTTATTGCTGTCAATCGCTGCACATTGGTTGGGTGGTATTGCTGCGCCATTGGATCCGGCT includes these proteins:
- a CDS encoding SfnB family sulfur acquisition oxidoreductase; amino-acid sequence: MSLSALKQEHTSQEHINIAPRPHAHIIKNDAEAIEVAKRVAAEIAKEAALRDRERRLPRAELDLYSSSGLWGITVPKEYGGAFVANRTLAEVVSIISEADPSIGQIPQNHLYMVEGLRLDGTEFQKKFFFDLVLKGVRFGNAFSEIGTKSVNDVQTRLKPTDGGYLLSGKKFYSSGALLADWVPVVAKDENDNTIVAFVEKGAKGLTIIDDWSSFGQRTTASGTTILDNIFIPTEYVLPHHLAFDRPTVMGPVAQIIQAAVDTGIARAAFKDTLYFVRNHTRPWIDTELEHGYDDPHTIKDIGDLQIRIHATEALLSRAGDFIDKAQIDANEETVAAASIAVAEAKVLSTETALLAGSKLFELAGTRSTLGEFNLDRHWRNARTHTLHDPVRWKYHAVGNYSLNGVNPPRHPWI
- the msuE gene encoding FMN reductase yields the protein MSNRLKVTAVSGSYKIPSRTTAIIEELTQRLGKQIPIDLHLIELSNIAPDLVASFNPADLPSNVQRDIDAIENADLLIVATPVYRASYTGLFKHLFDLVNYESLFDVPVLLAATGGSERHALIIDHELRPLFSFFQALTLPVGVYGTEADFVNYKVNNPILSARIDLAIERALPLLKHRELANSLTSAKLAIA
- the sfnG gene encoding dimethylsulfone monooxygenase SfnG, with protein sequence MSTPNNQQEAVKFAYWVPNVSGGLVVSNIEQRTSWDFEYNKKLAQIAEKSGFEYALSQIRFTAGYGAEFQHESVSFSHALLAATTKLKVIAAILPGPWNPVLAAKQLATIDILTKGRVAINVVSGWFKGEFYAIGEPWLDHDERYRRSREFIEVLKGIWTTDNFTYTGDFYRLHNYSLKPKPIQQPHPEVFQGGSSRAARDNAAAVSDWYFTNGNTVEGIKAQVDDIRAKAAVNNHQVKIGVNAFIIARETEEEAKAVLAEIIAKANPDAVHGFASEAKNAGAASPEGEGNWAKSTYEDLVQYNDGFKTNLIGTPQQIAERIIELKAVGVDLILSAFLHFQEEVAYFGEKVLPLVRELEAKKLAIAA